The following proteins come from a genomic window of Leguminivora glycinivorella isolate SPB_JAAS2020 chromosome 6, LegGlyc_1.1, whole genome shotgun sequence:
- the LOC125227601 gene encoding uncharacterized protein LOC125227601: MLAAEDVNNDRTILDYLNEDCWRAVLQYVPAQDLIRTERASRRWQAVLLTYLRGVYIHIEKEDWKKKENPLSTCTLKPTDYKSFASWIKKLGLSVVSTYCSSLEDIAMIQENCPNLRALQLIRIDCIESELHQYNLHKSFKFLRQVSFYGCSFGDSNFSKLLADKPIEKLQFRYCGYFTGQCLSDINTSNLKSLFIESCSNLQFKGDHLGNLTELKVVRVNEEIGSNVQCELGKMTKLERLELQSEFMNYSFPENVRQLAKLEHLSVSFELDPWRLEKLLKCCTALRSLELLHCAYMYGYIKEICRHVGALTSLTLGRLHEREKDDDVVELVCRCPNLQTLRIIGGGVLTPALLPRLAAALGRRRLRFDVSRTPLAHNYQKNGPKGRGDSQHTEQHEEMKTKYGGLIVVFEKTFNEYDEEYEYDDSGDEFEEMECNGEESEDEMSDSDEMSDSDDMSDSDEMSDSDEVYDFDD, translated from the exons ATGTTAGCGGCAGAAGATGTAAACAATGATCGGACGATACTGGATTACCTGAACGAGGACTGCTGGCGCGCCGTGCTGCAGTATGTGCCCGCGCAGGACCTCATACGGACAGAGCGCGCCAGCCGCCGGTGGCAGGCGGTGCTGCTGACGTACTTGCGAG GAGTCTATATTCATATTGAGAAAGAAGATTGGAAAAAGAAAGAAAATCCATTGTCAACCTGTACCTTAAAACCAACAGACTATAAGTCCTTTGCAAGTTGGATCAAAAAACTAGGCCTATCAGTGGTGTCAACTTACTGCAGTAGTTTGGAAGATATAGCAATGATCCAAGAAAACTGCCCCAACTTAAGAGCTCTTCAG tTAATCAGAATTGACTGCATTGAATCTGAACTACATCAGTACAATCTACACAAGAGCTTCAAGTTCCTGCGACAGGTGTCTTTCTATGGGTGTTCT TTTGGAGACAGTAACTTCAGCAAGCTTCTAGCTGATAAACCCATAGAAAAATTACAATTCCGTTACTGCGGTTATTTTACCGGTCAGTGTTTAAGTGACATAAACAcatcaaatttaaaatctctttTCATTGAATCCTGCAGCAACTTACAGTTTAAAGGTGATCATCTTGGTAACCTGACAGAATTGAAAGTGGTTAGAGTGAATGAGGAAATAGGTTCCAATGTGCAGTGTGAGTTGGGGAAGATGACTAAATTGGAACGCTTGGAGCTGCAGAGTGAATTCATGAACTACAGTTTCCCGGAGAATGTGCGTCAGCTGGCAAAGTTGGAGCACCTCAGTGTGTCGTTTGAGCTGGATCCCTGGCGGCTGGAAAAGCTGCTGAAGTGCTGCACGGCGCTGAGATCTTTGGAGTTGTTGCACTGTGCAT ACATGTACGGCTACATCAAAGAGATCTGTCGGCACGTCGGAGCGCTGACGTCTCTCACGTTGGGAAGGCTCCATGAGAGAGAGAAGGATGACGATGTGGTCGAGCTCGTCTGCAGATGCCCTAACCTTCAG ACGTTGAGGATTATCGGCGGGGGAGTGCTTACGCCGGCGCTGCTGCCGCGGCTGGCGGCCGCGCTGGGCCGGCGGCGACTGCGGTTCGACGTCAGCCGCACGCCCCTCGCCCACAACTATCAA AAAAACGGCCCGAAGGGCCGTGGAGACTCCCAACACACCGAACAACACGAAGAGATGAAGACAAAATACGGAGGACTAATAGTAGTGTTTGAGAAAACGTTTAATGAGTACGACGAAGAGTATGAGTATGATGACTCTGGCGATGAATTTGAGGAGATGGAATGCAACGGGGAGGAAAGTGAGGATGAGATGAGTGATTCTGACGAGATGAGTGATTCTGACGATATGAGTGATTCTGACGAGATGAGTGATTCTGACGAGGTCTATGATTTTGACGATTGA